In one window of Sus scrofa isolate TJ Tabasco breed Duroc chromosome Y, Sscrofa11.1, whole genome shotgun sequence DNA:
- the LOC110257913 gene encoding heat shock transcription factor, Y-linked-like, whose translation MAHAPSEIQGVSPKDESTGSESSITSPWCDNSITGDLDLRSQIEEKAFQALSEGSLMKEPCHTLCASEPDGDNDFPPLPFPRKLWEIVESDRFKSIWWDENGTSIVINEERFKKEVLERKAPFRIFETESMKSLVRQLNLYGFTKLRRNFQRPASLANILAEDNEVSAWNKLQFYHNPNFKRGCPHLLVRMKRRVRMKNASPVSASLLHGCSKKRSRTGGDVDNHNSDVAAETRGEDAFSTSTNLNVPLIRWPSMSQRISNTSTPTRSGLSSPSSPSFRPPGQIVMAQHAIFSQLTTFHMHSQSSYSPASGHVVNFITTTTSISQYRCISNFPSGYFGLRVEPSPLPTRYQNISPTECPVSNPQPAAHPWFPMPMATDTSAASLSRPNPQTSSVSEHHPNYH comes from the exons atggcacatgctccttcagaaattcaaggtgtgtctcctaaagatgaatcaactggttcagaatcctccattacatctccatggtgtgataactcaatcactggggacttggacttgaggtctcagattgaagaaaaagctttccaggcttTGTCTGAGGGCTCCCTGATGAAAGAGCCATGCCACacattgtgtgcctctgaaccagatggagataatgattttcctcctctgccctttcccagaaaactttgggaaattgttgaaagtgatcgatttaagtccatttggtgggatgaaaatggaacctcgatcgtgattaatgaagaacgcttcaagaaagaagttctggagagaaaggctcccttcagaatttttgaaactgagagtatgaaaagcttagttcgacagcttaacctttatggatttactaaattgcgaaggaattttcaaagacctGCCTCACTAGCCAACATTCTGGCAGAAGATAATGAAGTCTCTGCTTGGAACAAG ctgcagttctaccataatccaaattttaaacgaggctgtccccatctgttggtgaggatgaaaagaagagtcaggatgaaaaatgcttctccagtatcGGCTTCTCTACTTCATGGTTGCAGCAAGAAGCGCTCTAGAACAGGGGGTGATGTGGATAACCATAATTCTGATGTGGCTGCAGAAACTCGTGGAGAAGATGCATTTTCAACCTCTACAAACCTAAATGTGCCTTTAATAAGATGGCCTTCTATGAGtcagagaatttctaatacaagTACCCCAACTAGAAgtggtctttcttctccatcatcaccatcattcaggccaccaggacaaattgtcatggctcaacatgctatttttagtcagttgaccacgtttcacatgcactcacaaagcagctactctccagcaagtggccacgtcgtgaatttcattacaactaccacttccatttctcagtaCCGCTGTATTTCTAACTTCCCAAGTGGTTATTTTGgactgagggtggagccttctccTTTGCCAACCAGATACCAGAATATATCACCAACTGAGTGCCCTGTGTCTAACCCGCAACCAGCAGCCCATCCATGGTTCCCAATGCCAATGGCCACTGACACATCTGCTGCCTCGCTTTCAAGGCCAAACCCTCAGACCTCTTCCGTATCTGAACATCACCCTAATTACCACTGA